The nucleotide sequence AAGCGGCACGTCCTGCGTGGCTATTTGTTTTTGGCGTACGCGTGTCGCATTGTCGCCCACTATGAGCATAACTGGAAATCCTTCTGATGCGGTGATAAGACCCGTGAGTGCATTCGTGGCTCCTGGCCCACGGGATACTACGCAGCACCCCGCATTACCCGTTGCAGCAGCATAGCCGTGCGCGGCATGGACTGCTGCATCTTCCGTCTTACATAGGATGAGATGGGTTCCGCAGTCGTGCATCGCTTGGTTCAATTGTATGCAGGAGGATCCTGGGAGCGTAAATACAGTTTCGATTCCTTGATTGCGCGTCATTCTTGCAAGTGATTGTGCAACCGTTTGGCTTCCGTGTATGTCTTGTTGATTCAATCTGCGCATATTTTCTATATCTTTTTATGAAACATCTTGTCGTATGAACGGCATTTTCAATAATTCAGTAAAATGGGTGCAGTAATAATCCGCGTTTGCACCCAGTTCAGCGTGAAAAGCGACCGTTGCCATGCCGATTGCGCGCGCACCTTCCAATTCAACGGCGGTGTGCCCCACGAAGACGCTTTCCTCCGCCAACACGCCTACTTGTGATAAAGCAGTTTGGTAGGCGGTTGCATGAGGTTTGCGCACGCCCGTTTCCGCTGAGTTTGAGAATGCGTCCCATGCGATTGTCAAACCTTTTGATCTAAACCAGCGCAGTTTTTCTTCAGTGGCAGAAATGGTGTCGGTGACAATCCCTACTCGATAACGAAGTTTTTTTAATTTTTCAAGCGTTTCCACAACGCCGTCATACAGCACGATGTTGGATTCGTCTTGCAAGA is from Patescibacteria group bacterium and encodes:
- a CDS encoding thiamine pyrophosphate-binding protein — encoded protein: MRRLNQQDIHGSQTVAQSLARMTRNQGIETVFTLPGSSCIQLNQAMHDCGTHLILCKTEDAAVHAAHGYAAATGNAGCCVVSRGPGATNALTGLITASEGFPVMLIVGDNATRVRQKQIATQDVPLERVFQSVVPCTVMERAEDLRHVQDFFSESLAKRKSAVAVIASDVFGMTAPTDLSPAPQ
- a CDS encoding HAD family hydrolase, whose protein sequence is MKKGIPTKIKTLFFDANEVIYYRAHAHLHFNAFLDNQRVPISAEGIKYEIVAHVFNDAMIGRVTKDELFYCILHTRGIKGQEPIKMGYEALLQDESNIVLYDGVVETLEKLKKLRYRVGIVTDTISATEEKLRWFRSKGLTIAWDAFSNSAETGVRKPHATAYQTALSQVGVLAEESVFVGHTAVELEGARAIGMATVAFHAELGANADYYCTHFTELLKMPFIRQDVS